In the genome of Halobacterium noricense, one region contains:
- the endA gene encoding tRNA-intron lyase: MDGELHGDEVRVGGDARQRFHDARGYGHPLDGNAIALSLVEAAHLLFRGDLDAVDGAGFRGFFAGREAGFAARFLVYADLRDRGFYLAPDRQPWWNDPGDGDFVVFPRGNGPGDGVVKHRIRVVDERATIPAGDLGDVVLAVVDEESEITHLDVAATEPDGDTDFTPPTGVRGTLLEDRVLVWDAPSELHEQGFYGQPLGGRAAEYDALQLSLLEAAYLAAQGVLDLGDDDVEAVVERGRAGEADRFDRRLRVYRALRDRGMVPKTGFKFGADFRVYSEVESVDELGHSELLVRVLPAGYVFAPRDLSLDVRLAHGVRKRMVFALDNPSADTIRWLSVSRLTP, from the coding sequence ATGGACGGCGAGCTACACGGCGACGAGGTCCGGGTCGGTGGCGACGCCCGCCAGCGGTTCCACGACGCCCGCGGCTACGGCCACCCGCTCGACGGAAACGCGATCGCGCTGTCGCTCGTGGAGGCCGCCCACCTGCTGTTCCGCGGCGACCTCGACGCCGTCGACGGCGCGGGGTTCCGGGGGTTCTTCGCCGGTCGAGAAGCCGGATTCGCCGCGCGCTTCCTCGTTTACGCGGACCTCCGCGACCGCGGGTTCTACCTCGCGCCCGACCGCCAGCCGTGGTGGAACGACCCCGGCGACGGCGACTTCGTGGTGTTCCCGCGCGGGAACGGCCCTGGCGACGGCGTCGTGAAACACCGGATTCGCGTCGTCGACGAGCGCGCAACGATACCCGCCGGCGACCTGGGCGACGTCGTGCTCGCGGTCGTCGACGAGGAGAGCGAAATCACGCACCTCGACGTGGCCGCTACCGAGCCCGACGGCGACACCGACTTCACGCCGCCGACTGGCGTCCGCGGCACGCTGCTCGAAGACCGCGTGCTCGTCTGGGACGCGCCCAGCGAACTCCACGAACAGGGGTTCTACGGGCAGCCACTCGGCGGCCGCGCGGCCGAGTACGACGCGCTTCAACTCTCGCTGCTGGAAGCCGCGTACCTCGCCGCGCAGGGCGTCCTCGACCTCGGGGACGACGACGTCGAGGCGGTCGTCGAGCGCGGCCGGGCGGGCGAGGCCGACCGTTTCGACCGCCGGCTGCGCGTCTATCGGGCGCTACGCGACCGCGGGATGGTCCCCAAGACCGGGTTCAAGTTCGGCGCGGACTTCCGCGTGTACAGCGAGGTCGAATCCGTCGACGAACTCGGCCACTCCGAACTGCTCGTGCGCGTGCTCCCCGCGGGCTACGTGTTCGCGCCGCGGGACCTCTCGCTGGACGTGCGGCTCGCCCACGGGGTCCGGAAGCGAATGGTTTTTGCGCTCGACAATCCCAGTGCGGACACGATTCGCTGGCTCTCCGTGAGCAGGCTCACTCCCTAA
- a CDS encoding PDDEXK family nuclease — MQDAIRVLAGECAVRYESDGRTERDLRGDVVVIVKPDDTVLVHDADGYQPAAWLTRPGVVRYTRDARGFRIDAADGDERLVVESATEHGDAHYPASPAGPPVGTCECDGTLVRDGGRVVCIDCRTSYAIPRDAAVVDESCPDCGLPQLRVERGGEVTACLDRDCTPIADVVAERFDDEWSCRCGAALEIEADRGLHATCPECDASFRLPRGTVDGTCECGLPVFETPSGRRCLDSDCEQTPSAGGRDRNS; from the coding sequence ATGCAGGACGCGATTCGCGTGCTCGCCGGCGAGTGTGCCGTCCGCTACGAGAGCGATGGGCGAACCGAACGCGACCTCCGCGGGGACGTCGTCGTCATCGTGAAGCCCGACGACACCGTGCTCGTCCACGACGCGGACGGCTACCAGCCCGCGGCGTGGCTCACGCGCCCGGGCGTCGTCCGGTACACGCGGGACGCCCGCGGGTTCCGCATCGACGCGGCGGACGGCGACGAACGCCTCGTCGTGGAGAGCGCGACCGAGCACGGCGACGCCCACTATCCCGCGTCGCCCGCCGGACCGCCGGTCGGCACGTGCGAGTGCGACGGCACTCTCGTCCGGGACGGTGGGCGCGTCGTCTGCATCGACTGCCGGACGAGCTACGCGATTCCGCGGGACGCCGCCGTCGTCGACGAATCCTGCCCGGACTGCGGGCTCCCCCAGTTGCGGGTGGAACGCGGCGGCGAGGTGACCGCGTGTCTGGACCGCGACTGCACGCCCATCGCCGACGTCGTCGCCGAGCGCTTCGACGACGAGTGGTCGTGTCGCTGCGGCGCTGCGCTCGAAATCGAGGCCGACCGCGGCCTCCACGCGACCTGTCCGGAGTGCGACGCCAGCTTTCGGCTGCCTCGCGGCACCGTCGACGGGACCTGCGAGTGCGGGCTGCCGGTCTTCGAGACGCCGAGCGGCCGGCGGTGTCTCGACAGTGACTGCGAGCAGACGCCGAGTGCGGGAGGGCGCGACCGCAACAGTTGA